A segment of the Diachasmimorpha longicaudata isolate KC_UGA_2023 chromosome 5, iyDiaLong2, whole genome shotgun sequence genome:
CACGGAGGTTGATGCATCTTTGAACTGTTCTCAAAtctgaatggaaaatttcatggaGATTAATCAGAGAAAAGGGGAGGCTGTCGCtaatttaatcatttgttTACATAATTAGTAGTCAAAATTAAAGGTGAATGAACGGAGAATATTTACCTTGGATGACGTGATACGATGTTATGTTAATTCAccgggaatttattatatttcaaaACTTATTCtgctgaaaaattattattgaatgcaTGGTGATAAGATTAGGTAGTTTAAATGCACATCTTCCGTTTATTCTTCGACTATTCTCTTGAAACTGTAAAACAATACAGCTGTCGCACCGATCAACTTGCCGACATTGACATGCTTGACAACATGGGATCCCAGGCGCATGCGCGAATACGTCATGGACacgtatgaaaaataaatattagagAATTTGTAGAATTCCCTGGACTAATGTATTGCGTTTTTGTTGGACTTTTAGTTAATATCTTTGACCGACAATTGACGCCTAATCAAATCTAGCATAAGAAACAACATATGGAAGCAtcttttactatttttttccatagACATTTGTTATAAATCCTATGTTATGTGAATTTCCCCAGTTAATCGAggattaactaattaattaattatcttgaTGAATAATTCACATGAATTATTGGGCTTCTTCCGATTTTCTTCTATTTTGAAGCCCAGTCGATATGAATCAGGGACATGTCCAGGCCGGGCATGACGCAGAGCCAGGAACTGGAAGAAATGATGTCATAATGAGGCACCGAAAAGGCAATAAAAAGATACGATTAAGAGTGAAATGAATAACGATTCAAGTGAAGTCTTTACAAATCATTTGAAGCATAACACCTAATGTAATAACAAAGTTAATTGTTACTCATCCAGTGTTGctaattttttgttcattcgagactgtagaaaattcataatccacatcaaaaacaaatttttgacTGCCTTTTTGAATGTGAGATACCCTTTTGACCTGAAAACTCACTGCAAATTGCTCGACATGGTGAAGACACAGGAGGAGTCGGCGGTGGAGGAGGACGTACAGGAATTCTTTTTATTGTCACGCAGTATCTCGGTTGGgctggagggggtgggggtggaggAGTCATGGGCATAGATATCACTTGAACTTTAGGTGGACAGGGCATGGGGTAGTACGGTGGGCACAATGGGTCAGGACGAAGATAAACCTGCAATACAGATGAAGAGAATTGTTAATGGAAGGAATGTCGAGATATTTTgacaggaaaaattgaaaattttgttgtaaGTCGCAGGGCAAAATCAATTGGGAtgatcattcattaatttttctaatataTTGCATCACATCTAAAAATTCTTTAAGGCCCCTAAGACTAACGAGGACTTTGAAATTCCTTTGATGCTTAGTTGCTcagttattaatttatttgaaaaacacCAACCTCGGTTTTTATCGGTTTCGGTCCGAGTGCAGGTCTTGGACAAGTCAATGGACAGGCGAAGCAAAGAGGTGGACATATTTGTGAAGGTTCAGAGTTTTTAATTATCGAAATTGCTGGCTGATTAGGAGATCCGCATTTTCTTTGATCGACACATGGAGAAATCCAATCAAATTGTCAGTTATCAGTAGCATTTTTCGATGCTATCAACAAATAGGAAGAATTGAAGATACTTACTTCATCatgatttgtttatttaaagatATAAAATGATTGTATTGCTTTCTACTAATTGATTTAGATGGGTTATAATGATAGTGTTAAATATTTTGTCGAGGGGATCAGTTACTCATCTGATAATTTAtctcatttcaatttcaaaccGACGGTCAAGAGGAAACAAAAGACACGATgctcagttgatttttttattttcttagaCATTCTTTCGctttttatcatttcaattAGAAAATGATTTGTTTCTTTTATATTAAGTTTCATATTACGTTTCTATCTCGCCTTTATGACCGTCAAAAGACAAAACTACAATTGTTTGACGTCTGTAACCCTTTTCTTTAaagtaaattcaatttaaattacTTTTTATCCTTTTCCCTTATGAGAAACACCCGGAAAGCACCACCtcgcaattaaaaaatagttcaACCATCTCGCAACTCTAGAAATAGCACAATCTATATTGAACTACCgcacaattattattattcaaaaatacCTTCACCTCCAAAAATACCCTCAATCATTCAAACTATTGCTGCTTCGAACTCCCTGATCAAATCCTTTTTTAcacaaatattcaataatattttcaacttATCAAGCATAACAAACGGAGGGCCCGTTGGGCGGTTGTGCCGGgattctcctcctcctcattCTGCAGGTGTGTTCCTCAAGCCTCCTGGCTGCACGTTCAATGGTATCAACGCCCTGGCTCCAGAGGCGTTCGGCGGTGGCGCTAGCACGTGGCCAAATTCTCTGATGAACATTAGTGGAATCAACGAACTCACCCCACATGCAAGCCTCTCCTCCTAACATCAAATGTCTATTGACATCGGCGCCATTGAAGTCAAGGGGATCACATCTGTAGTACTTCTTCCAATCACCACCTCCTGCAACGTGATCTAGGTACCAACAGGCTGATAACAGAGCTGAGTGTCCAGCCTGTGTGACCTTCTCTAGTTCCTTGGACCACAAACCCGTCCAAACGTGGACCACGGTGTCTGATGTAATGTCCACATTGTTATCGAACACCTCTTGCCAAACAACAGAGCTTTTGTTCTTGGCtgcagggattttcaaaagCTCTGCGATGTAACTGCTCTCGAGACGTGTAAAATCAGCCCCCATCCCTTTTCTCGTCATGAAGGCACGTACATTAGGGTTGCTCGCCCAACAATCGAAAGGAACCTCGTCACCCCCCAGGTGAATGTATTTATCCTGAAAGAGATCCATCACTTCGTTGAAGAGCGTTCTCAGGAACGGCCAGATTATTTCCTTGCTGGGGTCTAGGGGCCCCAGGCGACCATTGGGTACTCCAGTCGTGTCGTAACAAGTAGTCAACATCTCCGGATGTGACTCCCCCCAAGATCTAACATGGCCAGGGGAGTCAAATTCCGGCATAACGCGAATCCCTCTGAGTCTCGCATACTCCATCACGTGTTTGATGTCATCAGCGGTGTAAACCAGGCCAGGAAGCCAGGACCCTTTCTCAGATAGCTCAGGAAAAGCTTTGCTTTGATACGGGAAACTGTTATCATCAATGATGTGCCAGTGGAAGACGTTCAACTTGTTGTAAGACATGGCATCCAATGTCAGGAGAATATCTGAGATTGGGAAGAAGTGACGGGACGTGTCCAGGAGTAGGCCTCTGTGAGGTAACTTTGGAGTATCAAAAATTGTTTGAGTTTGGATTTTCAACTGAAACATCGTAAAACAAAGGAAACTATTAACAAAATTGTGAGAAACAAGATGAAGAAGTTTGAATTATTCAGCTTATTGTTTTAATAGATTTATGGGCTTCTCTGTtataattttcagtaaaaaatgttaaatgatTTACATTTGCGCCTTGTCCAGAAAAAGCCAGCAGCTGACTGAACGTCTCCAATCCCCGAAGAGCGCCCCATACGGAAGGTGCAAATAGATCAGCTGTTTTTCCAATAATCGTGAGCCTATCTAAAGcgcaataaaatcaataaacaagATTAGTATCAGAAATCAATATTGCGAGGTACAAAAATAGCACAACCCTTAGATAGACAATTCCAAAACAAATCGACTACAGTAATGGTCTCTCAAACGAATATTAGCATGTTGGATACTGCAAACGATTGAAAAACATTCTTAGTCCATTTGTGAGCCAATGCCAGAGCTTTAATAGTGATAAAAGTTTATGGTTGAGCTTCGAGCCTGGAAGCAGTAAAATATTTACAGCTTTCGTTCATGTGGAGGTGCGGTAACACCTCGCAGGCACCAGCCACACGGATATCAAGGGCCTCCAGTTCTCCCTTAAACGTCAGATCTGCACGAAGTGATCGCCTGATCTCGGGCCTCGGGAATTTCAGCCGAGCGTAATGACTCTCCGATGTGATTATGCTCATGTACCTGGTTTTGGCTTCGGTGAGGATATCACAATCTTGATTCAACTGAAAAAAAGGCGGAAGGAGTTTTTAAGACATTGTAATAATGCTGATAAGTGAAGCTTCTGAAATTCAAATACTCTTCTTGCTGGGACGTTCCCTAGAGTTTTAATTACAGCAATTTTTCCTTTAATATTTATCTCTGTGTAAATTTTCCTGGAAATCTCCATTCCATCctcaaaattatggaataaaaaactagactctgataaataaaatggtCTGGAATAAGTTTCCATGAATTGCAGAAAGATTATTTGAATTGGTAATACATATAGGTACCTCGAGAATTCGAAACCAATTTTTCTTTCGTATTTAGTTATTGataatattgttataaaaGCCCTACCTTAATATCAAAAGTCGACGGCCTCagaattaaaaatccattctGGATACTTCTCATGTTAACCGAAGGCCAGGGTTCCCCTTCAGTGGGCACGAACCAGGGCCCAAAATCTGCATGCCAATCAGCATTGATGCCAGATAGATACAACAACATCAAAATTCCCAAATATCCACACATATTTGAATAAACAAGTAGTTcacctagagaaaaaaaataggaaccTCAGACTCGTCGTATCAGAACGACGTGGAGGGCAACGGGTCCAGTCGTGTACTGAATAGCTTCTGTAATCTTTTGGGTATTTTCATCGTGATGTTGTGTTATCACTGATGCGTTGACATTGTGTGGGGGCCAGCGGTCAGATGGGAATAACCGAGGGTGAGTAAACGGGGATTAGCGATTGATGATATGATAACATCGGTCGGCAGATTCTGTATATATTTATCTGCTGTGCGATGCGTTTTGCTTATCACTTTCctaaattttaatataatCTAATATTTCGAAAGCATTCCATTCTGTGTCAATGGCGATAAGAAATTGCTCGGAAATCATAGAAAGTGTTCTTTCGCTATTACTTAAATTAACAAtctttgtttattcatttaccAATAGAATGCAGCAGCTACTGTGTATGAATTACGCCAgcaggaaaaatataaaaccaaATGGAATATCAATTTTCTTGGCAAGAATGTCTGTTTTGATTCCGTAAAATCACGTTCAGAAGATTAATACGAATACAAAAATGTCCACTCTCTTTTCATTATCCACATTTTCGATATCATCCAGTTATTTAAATCAATCAATCTTATCAAATATCAAATATCAATGAAGACAGAAAAACAG
Coding sequences within it:
- the LOC135162659 gene encoding beta-hexosaminidase subunit beta-like isoform X2; its protein translation is MPIRRLLHSIGELLVYSNMCGYLGILMLLYLSGINADWHADFGPWFVPTEGEPWPSVNMRSIQNGFLILRPSTFDIKLNQDCDILTEAKTRYMSIITSESHYARLKFPRPEIRRSLRADLTFKGELEALDIRVAGACEVLPHLHMNESYRLTIIGKTADLFAPSVWGALRGLETFSQLLAFSGQGANLKIQTQTIFDTPKLPHRGLLLDTSRHFFPISDILLTLDAMSYNKLNVFHWHIIDDNSFPYQSKAFPELSEKGSWLPGLVYTADDIKHVMEYARLRGIRVMPEFDSPGHVRSWGESHPEMLTTCYDTTGVPNGRLGPLDPSKEIIWPFLRTLFNEVMDLFQDKYIHLGGDEVPFDCWASNPNVRAFMTRKGMGADFTRLESSYIAELLKIPAAKNKSSVVWQEVFDNNVDITSDTVVHVWTGLWSKELEKVTQAGHSALLSACWYLDHVAGGGDWKKYYRCDPLDFNGADVNRHLMLGGEACMWGEFVDSTNVHQRIWPRASATAERLWSQGVDTIERAARRLEEHTCRMRRRRIPAQPPNGPSVCYA
- the LOC135162659 gene encoding beta-hexosaminidase subunit beta-like isoform X1; the protein is MILLHSIGELLVYSNMCGYLGILMLLYLSGINADWHADFGPWFVPTEGEPWPSVNMRSIQNGFLILRPSTFDIKLNQDCDILTEAKTRYMSIITSESHYARLKFPRPEIRRSLRADLTFKGELEALDIRVAGACEVLPHLHMNESYRLTIIGKTADLFAPSVWGALRGLETFSQLLAFSGQGANLKIQTQTIFDTPKLPHRGLLLDTSRHFFPISDILLTLDAMSYNKLNVFHWHIIDDNSFPYQSKAFPELSEKGSWLPGLVYTADDIKHVMEYARLRGIRVMPEFDSPGHVRSWGESHPEMLTTCYDTTGVPNGRLGPLDPSKEIIWPFLRTLFNEVMDLFQDKYIHLGGDEVPFDCWASNPNVRAFMTRKGMGADFTRLESSYIAELLKIPAAKNKSSVVWQEVFDNNVDITSDTVVHVWTGLWSKELEKVTQAGHSALLSACWYLDHVAGGGDWKKYYRCDPLDFNGADVNRHLMLGGEACMWGEFVDSTNVHQRIWPRASATAERLWSQGVDTIERAARRLEEHTCRMRRRRIPAQPPNGPSVCYA
- the LOC135162666 gene encoding late cornified envelope-like proline-rich protein 1, whose product is MMKKCGSPNQPAISIIKNSEPSQICPPLCFACPLTCPRPALGPKPIKTEVYLRPDPLCPPYYPMPCPPKVQVISMPMTPPPPPPPAQPRYCVTIKRIPVRPPPPPTPPVSSPCRAICIPGSASCPAWTCP
- the LOC135162659 gene encoding beta-hexosaminidase subunit beta-like isoform X3, producing MCGYLGILMLLYLSGINADWHADFGPWFVPTEGEPWPSVNMRSIQNGFLILRPSTFDIKLNQDCDILTEAKTRYMSIITSESHYARLKFPRPEIRRSLRADLTFKGELEALDIRVAGACEVLPHLHMNESYRLTIIGKTADLFAPSVWGALRGLETFSQLLAFSGQGANLKIQTQTIFDTPKLPHRGLLLDTSRHFFPISDILLTLDAMSYNKLNVFHWHIIDDNSFPYQSKAFPELSEKGSWLPGLVYTADDIKHVMEYARLRGIRVMPEFDSPGHVRSWGESHPEMLTTCYDTTGVPNGRLGPLDPSKEIIWPFLRTLFNEVMDLFQDKYIHLGGDEVPFDCWASNPNVRAFMTRKGMGADFTRLESSYIAELLKIPAAKNKSSVVWQEVFDNNVDITSDTVVHVWTGLWSKELEKVTQAGHSALLSACWYLDHVAGGGDWKKYYRCDPLDFNGADVNRHLMLGGEACMWGEFVDSTNVHQRIWPRASATAERLWSQGVDTIERAARRLEEHTCRMRRRRIPAQPPNGPSVCYA